ATTCAGGAAATAGAGGTGAGTTTCTGATGTCAAACGGTATAGACAATCCTCCGGTATGGAGAACTATAGAATCTGAAAACTTTCTGAAAGTTGTTTTCGTTGGAAATAAAACAACCATCAGCCCTAGCAGTGGGAGTTATAAAGGAAGTCATACGGCTCCTGTGAGTACTCATGAAAATTATTCACAGACGTATGTTTATAATATCAGTAATAAAATTGATAATGCTTACCTTACCTATAATACCAGTACCGGTCTTTTTACGGTAGTAAAACAGGGATATTACAATATTGTACCGTATGTGACTTATGATCTTAATTTAAACGGAAACGGATATACTGCAGGAACGGCCAATTCCTACATCCAGAAAGTATCACGTTCTACTGTAACCCTTTCAGCAATATCTACAGGACATGGGGAACGCACTACAGGACTAAATCATAACCTTTCATCTATTACCTTTTTAATGCGGGAGAAACATTCAGAATACGCTGTCGTTATACTCAGGATTTCAGACTATCAAGCGGAAATATTCATATCTCCTATCTGACACCATAACTTCATTCTACTTATATTTATTTATGGAGAATCCACAGCAAAATGCTGTGGATTCTTATAATATATATTGTCAATAGAAAATTTTATTGAAATGAAAATTGATATACATTTCCACTCTCGTCTTTTCCTTTTTCATCTGCAATGATTAATGTTTTATCATCAGCAAAGACGATAGCTTCTTTCTGAGAATTATGGTTTAAAGGAATCTTATTAATTTTCGCTGCATTGAAATCATCAGCATTAAACCCTGTAAGAACATGAACGTTCTTGTGAGTAAGCAGTACAATCTTATCTTTTGTGCTGTTAATTGTTGCAGAAGTAATAGCAGCATCGTTATATCCTCCCTGAAGCCTCAATCTACCAATCAATTTAGCTTCAAAATCTCCTTCTTTATTAGGAACCTTAAACACAAGGAAAGTCCCGTCAAATCCTTTGCTTCTGTTTTTCGTGAAAAGATAGAAGTTACCATCCATTTCTACAAATGCCTCACAATCATATAATAAATTTGACTTTTTGGGCGGGAATTGTGTTTGTCCCTCATAATGAAATTTAGTGGTCTGAACGACTTTTGTAGTGGTTTGAGTAATATCCTTCAAATCAGTTTTTAAAATAGCCAGATCCTTTCTGTCATTATCATTATTTCCAAAATCCCCTATATAAACATTTCCCTGGGCATCAGAAATAATATCTTCCCAGTCGGTATTCTCGGTATTTTCAACAGGAACTTTAGCCATCATCTGACCCTTGTCATTAAGACCATATACAGCGTTTTTATTTCCCCTGTCTTCTATTACCCAAATGGTTTTCTTATCCTTAGATAAAGTAATTCCGGAGACTTCTTTTAATTTTTTTGGAAGTGCAAATTGTATTTTTAATTCATTGTCCTTGGCAGGAGAATTCTGAGCCTTTGGATTACAACTCAACAAAAAGAAAGCGGGTAACATAAGAAAACGTAGCATATTTTTATTTTTTAACTGAACATACATAGCATTAATTGTTCCAATCGAAGCTTAAGATAATCGTTTGGCTTTTTCCCAAAGGACATCCATTTCTTCCAAAGACATATCCGCAAGCTTCAGATCTTGTTCCTCAGCAAGAACTTCCATCTTTTGGAATCTGGAAATAAACTTCAAATTGGTTCTTTCCAATGCAGAATCCGGATTGAGTCCTGAAATTCTCGCATAATTAATCAAAGAAAAAAATACATCGCCTAATTCCAGTTCCTTCTTATCCAAATCTGTTTCTGCATGAAACTCCTGAATCTCCTCATCTACCTTTTTCCAGGCATCTTCAGCATCATGGAATTCAAAACCAATTCCTTTTACCTTATCCTGAATTCTATAAGCTTTCACCAAACTTGGAAGGCTTTTCGGAACACCCCCCAGAATAGATTTGTTCCCTTCTTTGAGTTTTAATTTTTCCCAATTCTGTTTTACCTCTTCCTCATCCTTCACTTCAGTATCTCCATAAATGTGAGGATGGCGGAAAATCAATTTTTCATTAAGGGAATTAATCACATCTGCGATATCAAAACTTTCTTTTTCTGAACCTATTTTAGAATAAAAAACCAGGTGAAGCAATACATCGCCCAATTCTTTTTTAATCTCCTGCAAATCTTCCTGTAAAATAGCATCAGAAAGCTCATATGTCTCTTCAAGGGTAAGATGACGAAGAGATTGCAGCGTCTGCTTTTGATCCCATGGGCATTTCTCACGCAGATCATCCATAATATCCAATAATCTCCCGAAAGCTTCTAATTTTTCCTGTTTTGTATTCATAAGTAATTGAAAATTCAATCTTATACAAATGTAAGGGTTATTCGGTCACCATTACAAACGTTAAGAGTGAAAGTTGCTGGGTTCGAGGTTTATGATTCGGGATACAAGGTTATCGATAACGTGGTAGAGTATTTGTTTTAAATCTAACGGGTTTCAGAAACCTGTTAGATTTTGGGATATGAACTATCTATTATCTGCTATCTGAAATACAAAAAGCCTTGTCAGGAAAATTCCTGACAAGGCTTAGTATTGTTAATTCAGTTCTGAATTATCCTTGTTTTCTGTGTGTACTTTTCGGAGCTGATTTTGCTGCTGAAGTAGCTTTCACTTTTGGAGCTGCCGGCTTTTCTGCCTTTGGAGCTGCTTTTTTAGCATCAATATCTAAGCTTACTTCTTCTGCAGGCTCACCATCTAAAGTTTCAGGTTCAGCCTTTACGAAGCTTTCTGGAGTGATATATCCCGCTTTATGAAGAATATTATACCACTGAGCCAATTTCTTGATATCAGAAGCATATACTCTTTCAGTATCATAGTTAGGAAGAGAAGTTAACATGAAATCTTTCAAATCTGCATCTGAAGATTTGTGAGAAATTGTCTCTTTGTAATCGTTATTTTTAGCTACATTTTCAAAAACTTCAAACAAAGGAACTTCTTTATCAAATGTAAACATTGCGATATTATCTAATAAGCTTACTTGGCTAGAGTTTCCAATGCTTACTTTTTTCTTGTTGGTAACATCTTCAATGATGAATCCGTTTCTTAATTGAGAAACTAATTTGTAAAGTCCTGGTTTTCCAGAAATTGAAATTATTTTTTCTAACAGCATAATTTTATTTTTTGTAAATTCTGCAATCAGCGTTAAGCTTTTTGCTTTTTATTATTTCTTTTAATCCTTGTTTAAATTATTTTGGAAATCTCATTTTGTAACCGATGCTTACATCCCCTTGAGAGATCTTTGACAGTTTTCCTTTTACCAGTTTCTTTTTCAAAGCACTTAGGTGATCGGTAAACAAAACCCCTTCAATGTGGTCATATTCATGCTGAATTACGCGGGCTCTAATATCGGAAAAAGTTTCTGTATGTTTTACAAAATTTTCGTCATAATATTCAATAACGATTGTTCCCTTTCTTTTCACGTCTTCTCTTACATCCGGAATAGACAGACAGCCTTCATTGAACTTCCATTCTTCACCAGATTCTTCAAGAATTCTGGCATTAATGAATACCTTTTTGAATTCTGCCAACTCATCCTTAATATCCTCATAATCCTCATCTTCCGCAAGAGGAGTAACGTCTATTACAAACAGACGGATATCCAAACCGATCTGAGGCGCTGCAAGACCAATTCCGTTTGCGCTGTACATCGTTTCGAACATATTATCTATCAGTTCCTGTAATCCGGGGTAATCTTTTTCTATATCTTTTCCCACTTTTCTCAAAACAGGATCCCCAAAAGCTCTTATCGGTAGTATCATCTTAATCTTTGTTCTAAAAAATTCTGCAATATGATGGTTGCACTTACTTTATCTATTAATCCTTTTTCCTGTCTTTTCTTCTTACTTTTCCCGCTTTGAGAAATAAAGAATGAAGCCATTTTGGAAGTAAACCTTTCATCAAAACGGTGAACAGCAATATCCGAAAATTCTTTTTGAAATTCTTCAATGAATTTTAAAATATCAGTTTCCACTTCTGAAACATTTCCTTTCAAATCTATGGGAAGTCCAATGACTACTTCATCTACCTTATTTTCATTGAAATATTTTTTCAAAAATTCCATTAAATTTCGGTTCTCTACAGTCTCTAACCCACTGGCTATAATCTGCATATCATCCGTTGCAGCAATGCCACAACGAGCTTTTCCATAGTCAATTGCAAGGATTTGTCCCATAAGTCTGCAAATTTAGTAAAATTTACTGATTTTATTCATAACGCAGTTTTTTTATATAAATCATGTTTCATTCCATATTTTTTTTTTTAATTTTAATCTTCCAAAAAACAGATATATGAAGAGACTCATCCTCGTAAGACATGCGAAAAGCGACTGGCCGGAAGAAACTGAAGACTTTGACAGACCTTTGGCAGACAAAGGCCAGGTGGATGCTATGAACATGTCCAGATTCCTGAAAAACAATAATATTTCTATCGATTATTTTGTATCCAGCCCGGCAGTCCGTGCTTTAAATACGTGTAATATTTTCAATCAAACGTATCAGCTAAGTTGTTCTACGAATGAAAAGTTATATAATCCTTCGGAAAGAAATTTTGAATCTGTAATTTATGATCTGGATGATACAATAAGCTCAGTGGCTCTTTTCTCTCATAACAATGGAATTTCCAATTTTGCGAATTCCATTTCTGAAAATATTTTTCATTTTCCGACCTGTGGAGTTGCCGGTTTTGAAGTAGACTGTGAATCCTGGTCTGAATTTGACGGAGCCCAAAAGAAACTATTGTTCTTTTATGAGCCCGGGAAAATATAACTTCAACTATACAGTTTTATATGCAACACTCTTTATTTTCTTTTTTTCATGTCAGAAAAAGAAGATGCCCTATTTTGAAGCAATTGCTTTTAATGATGTAAAGCTTTCTACCACTCCTCAACCCGGAAGCTGGAGGTATAATCATGATGAAAAATTTCAGAAATTTGAAGATTTCCAAAAATCAAAAAAGATAAAGCCGGAACCTGAAAAAAACACCATTTATCTGCAGCCTATCGGAGACTTTGATGAATTACAGAAAAAAGAGATTGAACTCACTAGAGAATATTTAAAGATATATTTTCAGCTGGATACGAAAATACTCCCTGTACTATCAAATACTATTTTCCCAAAAACTGTAAGAAGAATCTTTAAGGACGGACAAGAGCAAATATTAGCGGGATATGTATTAGACAGTGTTTTAATCAAAAGAAAGCCAAAAGATGCAGCGGTACTGATGGGAATCACAGAAAGAGATCTTTTCCCAAAGCCTGAATGGAATTATGTTTTTGGATTTGCATCTTATGAAAATGGAGTGGGTGTCACTTCAATCTATCGATTTGCCAACGGGCATCTTACAGATTCTAATTTTAATAAGAGTCTTACCAGATTGATGAAGATCAGCTCTCACGAAATCGGGCATATGTTTGGGATCAGCCATTGTCTGAATGCCAATTGTGTGATGAACGGAACCAATACCCTTACCGAAACAGATTTTCATTATGCCAGAGCATGCTCACTCTGCCAGCGAAAACTCAACTCCAGTATTCATTATGACAATAAGAAAAGGCTTCTTGAATTAAAAAGTTTCTTTGAAAAATATCATCTCAATTCAGAACTTGCCAAAGTTGAACTGGATCTTGATCTATTGCCATAAACTCTATTCTCTGCTATTTTTTATGAGCCACTTCCTTTAAATATCTATCATAGTTCATATAAGGTTCATTGATCCGTTTATTGGGCTTTAAATAAAGTACTCCGTCTCTATTATCTAATATTACATTAAACTGGCTGAGAATTTGATTTCCAAATAAAGTTGGCCTGCCTGTAGGTTTTAAAGGGTCTGCAGCATTCGTTACAATATCTTTAAATTCTCTTCCTCCAATAAAGGCATTCAACCGAACCAGCTTTCTCTCATTCACCATTTGCAGTTCTTTCAGCTGTTTCCAGTTTTCTCCCTGACTTGTAAAATCATCTCCAATAAGCATTGTTCCCTCCCGCCCTGTATCAAAAAGAAACCAAAAAGAATATTTTTTATCATGCTGAGTAAAATCAACTTTGAATTTTGGACGGTTCTGTTCATAGAATATTGGCTGTTTTTGAAACGTCTTGGTGTTAGATGGTAGTTTATCATGAATAACCATTACTTTTTTGTCATAATCAATCTCAATAATTTTATCCCTGAAAAAGCCATTCCCTACAATTAAATCTTCATCAGGCTTCATATTTCCAACTTCTGTAAGAGGAACTTCTTTCCAGATGGCATTACCTATTTGTAAGATATTTCCCAAACTCTTACGTACTTCATTTACTCCCTGCGTGTTACTTACTGTTGTTTTATCAGTAAAAGCCACTTTTAGTTTTTCTGACGATAGCTTATTAATACAAGAGGTTCCGGCTCCAAGATCAAACTGTATGTTCACCTCTTCTTTCTCATTCAAAAATCCTTTAAAATAAATTCGAGATCCTGTTATTGTAAAAGGAATTTCCAGAGGATAAGTATTTTTTTTATTCTGTTTGAGTGAAATAAAAGATGGATCTTCTTTCGCCATGATGCGAACTAAGCAACTGTCTTTATTATTAAGGAGAACTATTAAATCATAGCTTTTACCATATTCAGTATTAAAGCTTAGTTTTCCTTGGTCTGTAACCAGCTCAACCTTACTTTTTTTATAAGGCAGATTAGTGTAATAAATATCAGGTTTTACTCTGGGATCTAGTTTCCAATTCATTTTAACATTTGCACCATCATAAATAACAGCATTATCACTTGTTGCTTTAATAACAGGAATTTGTTTTTGCGCAAAAACTCCTGTTGAGATAAAAAGAAGGATAAAAATAATTGCAAAAAGCTTATTTTTCATAATGACAATAATTAAATTCAGCTCCAATATAAAACACTCATTTACAAAACAATAAATCCATATTTATTTACATTTAAAGATATAAATAAATATGGATTTATTAAATTTCCTCTTAAAAGAATAGTCTATTTTCTCTTCAGATCCAGATCATCAAAGTCAAAACTGAAATCTGTAACATCTGAAATTGGTTTCAATTTTGCTGACTGAGCTTTTCCATTTTCATCGTAATCGAATAGGATATAAGCATCAGCATCATAGCTTCTGTCATCCCATTTAATGATGAATGAATTGTTGGAATATGGTAATAATTCTCCTTTTAATCTTGGGGAATTTTTACATGAAATTCTGTAAGTACCTCCTTGTTGAGCAATGTCTACATCACCGAACCAAACATCATTATAAGTTCCTGTAAACTGTTCCGCTTTTGGCTGAAGTACTTTTTCCTTTTTAAAGGCTTCTGATTTCGCGAATGCTTCTTTCTTTTGTTTATCATACTCTGCATTCGCTTTTGCCATTCTCTCTCCATACGTTTTCAACCAGTTTCTGTCTGCCACTCCAAGGTAAGAGTCTTTCACTGTATTGGTAATTGTATTGAATGCTGCTCCAGACTGCTGATTTGTAAGTACTACGATTCCTAATTTAAGATCCGGAATTAACGTAAATTGGGTTACTGTTCCAATTAATCCTCCTGTATGTTGTACTTGTTTATGCCCTTTTACATCACTTAGGAACCAACCTAAACCATATCCGTAGAAACTGGTATCATAAGGATTTTTAGCAGCTACTCTCTCCGGGATCTGCAGGCTCCAAAGTTGTTGTGCATTTTTATCGGAAACTAATTTCTTACCTTCTTTGGTGGTGAAATTGTTTAATAAACATTCTGCCCAAGTGGTCATATCTTTAATATTACTCATGATTCCTCCGGCAGCATTAGCCGTTTCGTTCCAATCGTGAGGAACAGCAATAGCTTTTCCATCTACAGGAGCATGAGCATCAATTTTATTGGTTGTAGCTTTTGCTCTGTTGTAGCTTCCAAAGCTGGAAGTCATCCCCACAGGCTTCATGATTCTCTGTTCAATAAATTCGGCCCAGCTTAATCCAGAAACTCTGTGAATAACTTCACCTGCAACAATGAACATGATATTATTATAATCTAAAGTTGTTCTGAAAGGATTTTCAGGCTTCAGGTATCTTACGTTGTGAACAATATCATTAACGGTTAAGCTTCCTCCTTCCGGAAAAAACATCAGATCTCCCTGCCCTAATCCTAATCCTGCTCTGTGCGTAATCAAATCTTTGATGGTTACATTTTGAGAAACATATGGATCATACATTTGGAATTCTGGAATGTATTTTGAAACATTATCATTCCAGTTCAATTTTCCTTCATCTGCCAAAATCGCTAATGCCACACAAGTGAACCCTTTAGAGTTGGAAGCAATTCCAACCAAGGTATTATCATCCATTGGTTGTTTGGAGGTAAGAGAACGTACTCCAAATCCTTTGGAATAGATCATTTTTCCATCTTTTACAATACCTACTGACATTCCGGGAACATCAAAGGTTTTCAGCGTATTTTGGATCAGATCATCCAGTTTTTTTTCTTCAACCTGTGCATTTGCCAATCCTACGGTTAAGAGAAAAATGAAAAAAGAAAATTTCTGCTTCATTATTTTTTTAATTTTCCCAAATTTAGTAAATAACCTGAGTCCGGAATAAGAAAATTATGATTTATATGGTTGGAAGCCAGAAGATGGATGCCGAAAGTACTCTTAGGTTATAAATAAAAGGAAGTTATTAGAAACCCAACTTGTAATGCAAGCTGAGTTTTAATAATCATGTCTACGATAATTTCCTGCCTCCATCTTCCCATTTCCTTACTTATCCCCACAAAAAACCGGAAGAAAATTCTCCCGGCTCTCGATAAATCAAATGATCTTAATGTACTAACAAAAAAGAAATTATTTTTTAGAAATGATGTTTACTCCCATTAATCTTCCACTTCCTTTCAGTTTAAACTCAACTTTTGTGTTTTTAGAAACAGGATCGTAAGAACTTAAGCCTGAGAAGTTATCAGCCTTATTATTAGACATAAAATAGATTCTATTTTTATACAAGAATGGGTTTTGATAGTTGTAGAAATTATCCACCGGAATATCAAGTTTTACAGCTTTCTTGGTTTGAACATCAATCTCATTCCAGAACCAGATATCATTTCTATAGCTTACCCCATGTCCACCTGCATAATAAGATGCACCTGTAGAAGGAATGGTTGTATAAATTTTATTATTATAAGCAAAGATTCTGTTAAATTCTGCTGGATGCACATAATTTTTCATATCAATTTCAAAGGTAGAATCAAAGACCGTTTGCCCATTCTTTATTCTAAGAATCTTTGATGAGTAAGCGGATTCCTGAGCTTTCATATCTGATGTGGCTACCATATAGATATCTTTGGTTACCTCATCAATACTCCATAGAACATGGTCAGTGAAAAGCCCCAAGTTTGTAGCATTTGGATATTTTGTAATATTTTCCACTTTTTTTGAAGTCAGGTTATAGACTGCAACTGCTACTTCTTTTACAACAGGTTTGATCTGCCAGTTTGATCCTTTTTTACCAATCTGTAAATCAAGGTATAGTTTATCATCTCTTTTTATAAGAATTAATTGTCCGGCTGCCTGATAAGCTGTTTCTCCCGGTTCAAGCACTGCAGGGTCAATAGTCTGAGCTAATGAAGAAAGGTCAATTTCTCCTGTACGCTGCATGGTACCAGGATTAAAGGTCTGAATTTTAAGCATTCCTCTTGAACCATCCCAATAATATCCTTCGCTATCACTTACCACTAAATAATTAGGTTCAAATCCATTATTTTGGGTAGCAATAAACCCTTTTGAACTAATATTCCCGGTATTATCGGCAGTCAATTTAGAGAAACCTTCTTCTGAAGACGCTGCTCCACCCAATCTGTAAATATTTTCTCCAAACGCTTTCCCTCCTGCTGAATAAGCAATTTGATAGAAAGGTTTTTTATCGGCTAATGAAAGTTCTCCCTGAGGCAGTTCTGAGAATGAATAGATATTTCCTCCCCATCCGGATGTACTGTTATAAATGATCCAGCTGTCTTTAGCTTCTGTTGTTGGTTGTTTCTGTTCTTCAATAGTGTCATCATTACTACTACAATGAGTAAACAACAATAAACTTAACGCTGATAAAATTATCGAAAACGGTTTTTGATTTTTCTCATGATTATAATATTAAAAAAAATTGTATAAGTTAGTTTCAAATGATAAGATCTTGTAGGTTTCTGTGCATTATAATTATCATAAAGTCTTTCATTCAGAAGATTATTAACACTAAAATTAATGGCCAGTTTAGGATCTGCCAGGAAATAGGTAATTCCTACGCCTGCATCTACCATTCCTGTTCTTCCATCATTTGGAACCAGAAGATTACTGGAAGCTATATTTGCTTTAGAAAACAATCCTGGTTCAAGATTTTTCGGTACCGGATACAGCATAAAACGATGAACGTAATTGATGTTATAATACAGTTCCACTTTATCTTTCATTTTGAAAATGTCTGAAAAATTCACTCTCAGATAGTGATTCCCGAATAAGTAAGGAATATTGGGTTGTCTGGCATCTTCCCAAATACTTTCATTACCGGAAAGATTTTTAAGCCTTATATCCTGATAAGTAAAATTGAATCCTGTTTGAATATTTTTGATTGGCTGATAATTGATTTCATATTCCAATCCAAGAATTCTGTTGTCATAATAATTCTGATACCTTCCATAAGGGTTATCCGGAATCATGAATATGGTGTTTTTCACATTCCTGTAGAAAAGGTTTAAACTTGTATTCAATTTATAATTCGAAGAAGTATAATCCAACACTACATTTACATTATCACTTTTCTCAGGTTCCAGATCGAGATTTTCTTTAATGAGAACTCCATCTCCGAAAATTTCAGTTTCATCAGGAAGACGAACGGCTTTTTCGTAGGATAATTTCAGGATAAAGTTCTTTGGCTTATAGCTTATTCCCGCCATATATCCGGATGCTTGTTTGCTCTTATCAGAATCCCAGCTGAAATTATATTTATCCGTAGTATATCCTTTCGAACTGAAGAAATAATTCTTTACTCCAAGCACTGTTTCCACTTTACGGTCAAGCCAATGAGATACTAATCCTAAAGCAGCAATATTCTTGTTGTAGATAGCTGGAGTCTTAAGGACATCGTCTCCATATACATTGACAGCTCCATAAGGGTCACTTCCTTTTCTTCTCTGGTAGAAATAGACATTTCCAAATTCCAGGCTGTGATTATTATTGATACGGAATGCGGCATTTAGCCTTGTGTGAAGCATATTATAATTCATCTTCAGATCATTCCCTTTATTGATTTCTCCAACACTATTTTCATTACTGAAAGTGTATTCTCCCAACCAATTATATCTTCTTTTGCTGATATCCACAAAAGAATTGTTATATCTGGCAAAAGCAGCCATTAAGTCTATTTTAAGACGATTATCAAAGAACATTTTTTTATACTGAAGATAACCGGTCACATTCTTTTCCTTTGCAAAGGCTTCTCCGTAAGGTTTTCTCATCTCAAGATCATTCTGGATCTCTTTATAAAATTGAGAATAGATGAACCCTACTCTAAAATCATTGGCCCAGCTTTTATTTCTTACCCCAGAATACAGTTCCATATAAGAAGCTTCGGTATCATCATGAAACCTCCTGGCTTCGACTTTTTTAAGATTGGCTGTTTCAGGATCTATAACATCTCCGAGAATTTTATAGTTGTTCTTGGAAAACACATAGCTAGCCTGTGTTCCTATATAAAATAAGCTGTCTTTTTTTCCTGTAAATACTCCATTAATATGAGACTTGTAAGTACTAAACGACCCAATCTCATTTGAAATTTCAAGGTTATCTTTCTGTATCGGTTTCGAGATAAAATTAATCCCGCCCCCTAAAGCATCCGATGCCAAAGCAATCGGCATTACTCCTTTGTATACATCTACCCTATCCAGCATATTGGGTGATAAAACATTAGGATTAAAGCTATGTCCGTAAAATTCAATGGGAACTCCATCCCTGAAAATTCTCACAGCCTTTCCCTGAAGACCTCCAAGATTGACCTGAAATCCAGACCCAACGCCTCCTTCTGTACGAATCTTAACTCCGGTGGCCATATTGAGTATTTCTCCAATGTTATTTGCCTGACTTTTTACGGCCTGCATATCCACAATTTTGACGCTCAATGGAGTTTCCTTCAATTTTTCCAGTTTCCTTTTGCCTCTGATATAAACTTCATCAATGTTGTTTGCATTTGAAATCTCTATTTCATATTTCTGGCTCGACTGGCAATTGATACTTATCGTATCATTATAAATAAGTTTATTTTGATAAAATACAGATACTTTTACAGAACCATCTGGTATCTCAGCAAAATCTACAGTTCCCTGTTTTGAAATCTTTTTCTTTTCACCGTTAATGATCACGTACATATCATCGTGATGATAGTTTTTAATGTTCTTAACCACTAAAGTAATTGGGCAAGCAGCCAATGCCAAGGAAGAAAATACAGAGATCAGAAAAAATATACGTTTCATGTTTATATGGTTTCTAATGCTCCGAAATGCTGAAAAGCAATATTTTTTTCTAATGGGTAATATTCGTGTCCTAAAACTTTATTGATAATGGTGGCATTTCGGTAAGGCCCCATTCCAAGATCTGAAGTAATGATCCCTTGTGAATCTACACAACCGTTTTGCATGAATATTTCATTGTCATTTACATCAACGGTGTAGTTTTCTGAAGATAATAATGTCCCATCATGCTGACTTTTATTCAGACGACCTTCAATAGGCTGTAGGAAACGAGGAACTTCATATCGATAGCCTGTTGCCAGAATAAGATAATCAGTATGGAGTGAAAAAGATTTTTCTTCTTCCAGATGCCTCATATTTAAAGTATAGTCTTCATCGTATGACATTTCTTCAAGTAAGCTGTTGGTCAAAATTTTCACAGGAAGAGGCTGTTCCTCTTTCATCTGCTGATGATAAAGTTCATCATAGATCGTACTGATGAGCTCATCATTGATTCCTTTGTAAAGAATATCTTGTTTGTTGATTACTTCTCTTCTTTTCGGCAAAGGAAGCCTGTTGAAGTAGGAAATATAATCCATTGAAGTAAATTCATAAGTGAATTTTGAATTTTCCATTGGGAAAAATCGGTCTGCAGCAGTTACCCAATTTAATTTTAAATCTAATTCTGGTCTGGCAGCAAGAAGATCATAAAATACTTCACCCCCACTTTGCCCTGAACCTAATACAGTAATAGTACTTCCTTTCTTTAAATATTGTTTTCTGTGTAAATATTCTGAAGAATGGAAAATATGCTCTTTAGAGAAACTTTCCGTTATTTTAGGAACATTAGGAATGGAGCCTACTCCTAAT
This is a stretch of genomic DNA from Chryseobacterium tructae. It encodes these proteins:
- a CDS encoding SixA phosphatase family protein, whose amino-acid sequence is MKRLILVRHAKSDWPEETEDFDRPLADKGQVDAMNMSRFLKNNNISIDYFVSSPAVRALNTCNIFNQTYQLSCSTNEKLYNPSERNFESVIYDLDDTISSVALFSHNNGISNFANSISENIFHFPTCGVAGFEVDCESWSEFDGAQKKLLFFYEPGKI
- a CDS encoding serine hydrolase; the protein is MKQKFSFFIFLLTVGLANAQVEEKKLDDLIQNTLKTFDVPGMSVGIVKDGKMIYSKGFGVRSLTSKQPMDDNTLVGIASNSKGFTCVALAILADEGKLNWNDNVSKYIPEFQMYDPYVSQNVTIKDLITHRAGLGLGQGDLMFFPEGGSLTVNDIVHNVRYLKPENPFRTTLDYNNIMFIVAGEVIHRVSGLSWAEFIEQRIMKPVGMTSSFGSYNRAKATTNKIDAHAPVDGKAIAVPHDWNETANAAGGIMSNIKDMTTWAECLLNNFTTKEGKKLVSDKNAQQLWSLQIPERVAAKNPYDTSFYGYGLGWFLSDVKGHKQVQHTGGLIGTVTQFTLIPDLKLGIVVLTNQQSGAAFNTITNTVKDSYLGVADRNWLKTYGERMAKANAEYDKQKKEAFAKSEAFKKEKVLQPKAEQFTGTYNDVWFGDVDIAQQGGTYRISCKNSPRLKGELLPYSNNSFIIKWDDRSYDADAYILFDYDENGKAQSAKLKPISDVTDFSFDFDDLDLKRK
- a CDS encoding archaemetzincin, which gives rise to MPYFEAIAFNDVKLSTTPQPGSWRYNHDEKFQKFEDFQKSKKIKPEPEKNTIYLQPIGDFDELQKKEIELTREYLKIYFQLDTKILPVLSNTIFPKTVRRIFKDGQEQILAGYVLDSVLIKRKPKDAAVLMGITERDLFPKPEWNYVFGFASYENGVGVTSIYRFANGHLTDSNFNKSLTRLMKISSHEIGHMFGISHCLNANCVMNGTNTLTETDFHYARACSLCQRKLNSSIHYDNKKRLLELKSFFEKYHLNSELAKVELDLDLLP
- the mazG gene encoding nucleoside triphosphate pyrophosphohydrolase; this translates as MNTKQEKLEAFGRLLDIMDDLREKCPWDQKQTLQSLRHLTLEETYELSDAILQEDLQEIKKELGDVLLHLVFYSKIGSEKESFDIADVINSLNEKLIFRHPHIYGDTEVKDEEEVKQNWEKLKLKEGNKSILGGVPKSLPSLVKAYRIQDKVKGIGFEFHDAEDAWKKVDEEIQEFHAETDLDKKELELGDVFFSLINYARISGLNPDSALERTNLKFISRFQKMEVLAEEQDLKLADMSLEEMDVLWEKAKRLS
- a CDS encoding DUF5606 family protein, which gives rise to MLLEKIISISGKPGLYKLVSQLRNGFIIEDVTNKKKVSIGNSSQVSLLDNIAMFTFDKEVPLFEVFENVAKNNDYKETISHKSSDADLKDFMLTSLPNYDTERVYASDIKKLAQWYNILHKAGYITPESFVKAEPETLDGEPAEEVSLDIDAKKAAPKAEKPAAPKVKATSAAKSAPKSTHRKQG
- the ruvX gene encoding Holliday junction resolvase RuvX translates to MGQILAIDYGKARCGIAATDDMQIIASGLETVENRNLMEFLKKYFNENKVDEVVIGLPIDLKGNVSEVETDILKFIEEFQKEFSDIAVHRFDERFTSKMASFFISQSGKSKKKRQEKGLIDKVSATIILQNFLEQRLR
- the def gene encoding peptide deformylase — translated: MILPIRAFGDPVLRKVGKDIEKDYPGLQELIDNMFETMYSANGIGLAAPQIGLDIRLFVIDVTPLAEDEDYEDIKDELAEFKKVFINARILEESGEEWKFNEGCLSIPDVREDVKRKGTIVIEYYDENFVKHTETFSDIRARVIQHEYDHIEGVLFTDHLSALKKKLVKGKLSKISQGDVSIGYKMRFPK